Proteins encoded by one window of Swingsia samuiensis:
- the putA gene encoding bifunctional proline dehydrogenase/L-glutamate gamma-semialdehyde dehydrogenase PutA — MQQLTTPPSSSFKFSFSQAPQSELREAIADTHFRSEKVCIEDLLPYARLNSEQNKQTERFARIILEAKQKTPLNNLEQLLKTFPLSSPEGQSFISLAETFLRIPDATTKDALIRSQFNKTNWARHIKKQNQSLANSFALNMSLMGQLKASKGFSLQRLTLQTSTPMIRKGLEKTLLAAAQSFIIGNHLPAAFKTIKSYEKHNFNYIYDLQAETALTADQAFKALTSYENALETLGQHAGITGSLYERPFLYVRLPALITHFGRFRRDRLINELLPALQRLANRSKQLDIGLIFSVENSQHLESTLDLFESLCSTPELQNWNGLGITLNAYDKRAHKTIDFLTDLADRTARKIIVRLTHGSSWNSEIRQAQQSGLIDFPIFTHRCHTDISYLACAQKLITSPHLYTQFATENPRIIGHILTVAGKPSPEKYEFSFPYAAGLAWPQKFKDLFQSSCRIHAPIGAAQAWLPRFVRQTLEANILSPFTQEEDHNPNVTTIETLTENPIAAADAIPEEENVTPSVVLPSDLFMPAYKNSIGLDFTTEHALRNFEDSLQALPSFFHATSLTYRQKNSSNSSRIIYNPADHQEPLGEVIEADGAVLLHAIKSAEEALPEWGQTTPALRGEMLKKAADLFEEHSNEFIALLIKEAGKTILSAQQEVRQAVNFLRYNASSLNNQPFHKNMYPLGLIACISPWSSPLAAFIHQISISLAAGNIVIAKPAEQVPFSAYKAIQLLYAAGVPENVLYLLLGNETVGERLVSDPRIDAVMFTGSTQTGKTISRHTFNRQGRTGSPTIFVARTGGQNALLVDSSTHPEQAVQDILKSAFTNAGQHCSSLRILLIQEECADQIITLLKKAIQDLIIGDPSRLQTDIGPIISNEARTEIIDHLDMMRRAGRSVWSPELDENCRYGCFLPPTLIEIGRVADIPNEVFGPVLHIRRFSRQEFDGVIDAVNSMGFALSFGIHSRIPSTIERAINRIEADNIYINRNMIDTLPHAQPFGGHGMSGCGAKAGGPFALRRMIAGPPPLPWIKLEHVTQGNVSRAAQNLVTFLESRDAVSARQIRQDIAHTLLNWKMALPSPSGETNTLTLIPAGPILCAGNNWPQILRAVGLALGTGNNVQVLGPDHALEWIRLLPKSLTDRIERIYPGALPECSIMIMERNSQYALEAAATLTAREGKIVPIHMLDALRPEWLLNERVITTNTASLCGDPVAMSLS, encoded by the coding sequence ATGCAACAACTCACCACTCCTCCTTCGTCATCTTTCAAATTTTCATTCTCTCAGGCACCGCAATCTGAATTGCGAGAGGCGATAGCGGACACACATTTTCGTTCTGAAAAAGTTTGTATTGAAGATTTGTTACCGTATGCGCGTTTAAATTCTGAGCAAAACAAGCAAACAGAGCGGTTTGCTCGCATTATTCTTGAAGCAAAGCAAAAAACTCCTCTTAATAATCTTGAACAGCTTTTAAAGACTTTTCCTCTTTCTTCTCCTGAAGGGCAGTCTTTTATTTCCCTCGCTGAAACGTTCCTTCGTATCCCAGACGCAACAACTAAAGACGCTCTTATTCGCTCTCAATTCAATAAGACGAATTGGGCGCGCCATATTAAGAAACAAAACCAGTCACTTGCCAATTCTTTTGCTCTCAATATGTCCTTAATGGGACAGCTCAAGGCGAGCAAAGGCTTTAGTTTACAAAGACTCACGCTCCAAACCTCTACACCGATGATTCGCAAAGGGTTAGAAAAAACCTTACTTGCCGCTGCCCAATCTTTTATTATAGGTAACCATTTACCTGCCGCATTCAAAACCATCAAAAGTTATGAAAAACATAACTTTAATTACATATATGACCTCCAAGCTGAGACAGCCCTTACCGCTGACCAAGCTTTCAAAGCCCTTACATCCTACGAAAATGCACTTGAGACCCTTGGTCAACATGCAGGTATTACGGGCTCTCTGTATGAAAGGCCATTTCTTTACGTTCGCCTGCCAGCGCTTATCACGCATTTTGGGCGCTTTCGACGTGACAGGCTGATCAACGAACTACTTCCTGCCTTGCAACGCTTAGCCAACCGTTCAAAGCAACTCGATATTGGCTTGATCTTTAGTGTTGAAAATAGTCAGCACCTTGAATCTACTCTGGATCTGTTTGAGAGTTTATGCTCAACACCTGAACTACAAAACTGGAATGGTTTAGGGATTACTCTCAACGCTTATGATAAGCGTGCGCATAAAACAATTGATTTCCTAACTGATCTGGCAGACCGCACAGCTCGCAAAATAATTGTGCGCTTAACGCACGGCTCATCTTGGAACTCAGAAATACGGCAAGCCCAACAATCAGGGCTCATTGATTTCCCTATTTTTACACATCGATGCCATACAGACATCAGCTATCTTGCCTGTGCACAAAAATTAATCACATCCCCGCATCTCTACACACAATTTGCCACCGAAAATCCACGCATTATCGGTCATATTCTTACTGTCGCAGGTAAACCTTCACCAGAAAAATATGAATTTTCTTTTCCTTATGCAGCGGGTCTAGCGTGGCCTCAAAAGTTTAAAGACCTCTTTCAATCGTCATGCCGGATTCATGCGCCAATTGGAGCGGCTCAAGCGTGGTTACCACGCTTTGTACGTCAAACACTTGAAGCCAATATTCTTTCTCCCTTTACACAGGAAGAAGATCACAACCCAAATGTTACAACGATTGAAACCTTAACCGAAAACCCCATAGCGGCAGCAGATGCAATTCCAGAAGAAGAAAATGTCACTCCTTCTGTTGTTCTTCCGTCTGACCTCTTTATGCCAGCTTATAAAAATTCAATTGGTCTTGATTTCACAACTGAACATGCTCTCCGGAACTTTGAAGACAGTCTTCAAGCATTACCTTCTTTTTTCCACGCAACTTCTCTGACTTATCGTCAAAAAAACTCATCAAATTCTTCTCGAATTATTTACAATCCTGCAGACCACCAAGAACCATTAGGCGAAGTGATTGAAGCCGATGGAGCTGTTTTACTTCATGCTATCAAATCTGCAGAGGAAGCCTTACCAGAATGGGGACAAACCACCCCCGCCTTACGTGGAGAGATGCTTAAAAAAGCAGCAGACCTTTTTGAAGAGCACAGCAATGAATTTATTGCCTTACTGATAAAAGAAGCAGGAAAAACGATTCTTTCTGCTCAACAAGAAGTGCGCCAAGCTGTTAATTTTTTACGCTACAATGCCAGCAGCTTAAACAATCAACCATTCCACAAAAATATGTATCCGCTCGGGCTCATTGCCTGCATTAGCCCGTGGAGTAGTCCTCTTGCAGCCTTCATCCATCAAATCTCTATTTCCTTAGCTGCTGGCAATATTGTTATCGCCAAACCTGCTGAGCAAGTTCCTTTCTCTGCCTATAAAGCGATACAACTCCTCTATGCCGCCGGCGTCCCTGAAAATGTCCTTTACCTTCTTCTGGGAAATGAAACCGTTGGAGAGCGACTTGTTTCTGACCCGCGTATTGATGCGGTCATGTTTACGGGGTCAACACAGACAGGAAAAACGATTTCACGGCATACATTTAACAGACAAGGCCGCACGGGAAGCCCGACTATTTTTGTAGCGCGAACAGGAGGCCAAAATGCTCTCCTTGTTGATAGCTCCACCCACCCTGAGCAAGCCGTACAAGATATTCTAAAATCAGCATTTACAAATGCAGGCCAACATTGCTCCTCATTACGTATTCTTCTTATTCAAGAGGAATGTGCGGATCAGATCATCACTCTTCTAAAAAAAGCGATACAAGATCTCATCATTGGAGATCCATCCCGTTTACAAACCGATATCGGCCCAATTATTTCCAATGAAGCACGGACAGAGATCATTGATCATCTTGATATGATGAGACGTGCTGGGAGGAGCGTCTGGTCCCCAGAACTGGATGAAAACTGTCGATATGGTTGCTTTCTTCCACCAACACTCATTGAAATTGGACGTGTCGCTGATATTCCCAATGAAGTTTTCGGGCCTGTCCTCCATATTCGTCGTTTTTCACGACAGGAATTTGATGGTGTCATTGATGCGGTCAATTCTATGGGTTTTGCTTTAAGCTTTGGTATTCATTCTCGCATTCCCTCCACAATCGAACGCGCCATAAACCGTATCGAAGCGGATAATATTTATATTAACCGCAATATGATCGATACTCTGCCACATGCTCAACCTTTTGGTGGTCACGGCATGTCTGGTTGTGGGGCAAAAGCAGGCGGCCCCTTTGCCTTACGCCGTATGATTGCAGGGCCGCCACCTCTTCCATGGATCAAACTAGAGCACGTCACTCAAGGAAATGTTTCCCGTGCGGCTCAGAATTTGGTTACATTCCTTGAAAGCCGCGATGCCGTCTCTGCCCGACAAATTCGCCAAGATATCGCTCATACGCTTCTGAATTGGAAGATGGCTCTTCCCAGCCCTTCTGGGGAGACAAATACCCTCACTCTTATTCCTGCCGGTCCAATTTTATGTGCAGGCAATAACTGGCCTCAAATCTTGCGAGCCGTAGGCTTGGCACTTGGCACAGGAAACAATGTTCAAGTTCTTGGACCTGATCATGCTCTTGAATGGATCCGCCTTCTACCAAAGAGTTTAACAGACCGTATTGAGCGTATTTATCCCGGAGCTCTACCTGAATGTTCTATCATGATTATGGAACGCAACTCACAATACGCCCTTGAAGCCGCAGCCACCTTAACGGCTCGTGAAGGGAAAATTGTTCCCATTCATATGCTCGATGCCCTGCGCCCTGAATGGCTTCTTAACGAACGTGTTATAACAACAAATACAGCATCCCTCTGTGGTGATCCTGTTGCCATGTCTCTTTCCTGA
- a CDS encoding sensor histidine kinase: MKANGSFSFKKVMHWPIRSAGLNFAFGYGVVFVLSAIFCLSFIWWNTTGQLDRSVQAAVQIDARDLQQRWLHGGVEDLTIAIQDRLDQNVEDDELYLLTGPDGRKYAGNLPGWPVVIGNTNKFYELTIRRDGLRSQAKLHAYHLSAGYQLIVGRDIKGRQLVRHVLTDTLIWAGVMITLFAVGGALVIRRIFRQVVHSIVRTTSAVAQGDLGQRIPLVGNETDLVAHTINTMLERINRLMDGVKQVSNAIAHDLRTPITRARTRLEDASLHAFSDGELRAAIDRAISDLDHITSIFEALLRIAQLEAGARRSAFTVVELKPLLENLYEFYDLLSEEKGIKLNLRIKENGCVKGDPQLIQQAVANMLDNAIKFSPSNTEITLTSWVEREKVRIAVIDQGAGMPPEDIKRASERFFRAESSRHTQGSGLGLSLVQAVVNLHGGTMELSNCSPGFQVVLSFLVMNKKERKEVV; the protein is encoded by the coding sequence GTGAAGGCTAATGGATCATTCTCATTTAAAAAGGTGATGCATTGGCCTATCCGGTCGGCAGGGCTGAATTTTGCCTTTGGCTATGGTGTGGTTTTTGTTCTGTCAGCCATATTTTGTTTATCTTTTATTTGGTGGAATACGACAGGCCAGCTGGATCGATCTGTACAGGCAGCGGTTCAGATTGATGCACGCGATCTTCAACAACGTTGGCTTCATGGTGGCGTAGAGGATTTAACGATCGCAATACAAGATCGTCTGGATCAAAACGTTGAAGATGATGAATTATATTTGTTAACGGGGCCTGATGGCCGAAAATATGCAGGAAATCTACCTGGATGGCCTGTGGTTATTGGGAATACCAACAAGTTTTATGAGTTAACCATTCGACGGGACGGATTACGCTCACAGGCAAAATTGCATGCGTATCATTTGTCGGCAGGGTATCAACTCATTGTTGGGCGGGATATTAAGGGACGGCAGCTTGTTCGGCATGTTCTGACAGATACATTAATATGGGCTGGGGTGATGATCACATTGTTTGCCGTAGGGGGCGCACTGGTGATCAGGAGAATTTTTCGACAAGTTGTTCATTCTATTGTGCGCACAACCTCTGCGGTTGCTCAGGGTGATTTAGGCCAACGGATTCCTCTTGTGGGGAATGAAACAGATCTAGTGGCTCATACCATCAATACGATGTTGGAGCGTATTAATCGGTTGATGGATGGTGTGAAACAGGTGTCGAATGCCATAGCGCATGATTTAAGAACACCGATCACACGCGCTCGGACACGTTTGGAAGATGCAAGCCTGCACGCCTTCTCTGATGGAGAGTTACGAGCAGCGATTGACCGAGCAATTTCAGATCTCGATCATATAACATCAATTTTTGAAGCTTTATTAAGAATTGCCCAGCTAGAAGCCGGAGCAAGACGGTCTGCCTTTACGGTTGTAGAACTTAAACCGCTACTGGAGAATTTGTACGAATTTTATGACCTTCTGTCAGAGGAGAAAGGCATAAAACTCAATCTTCGGATAAAAGAGAATGGATGTGTAAAAGGAGACCCACAGCTTATCCAACAGGCTGTTGCGAATATGTTGGATAACGCAATAAAATTTTCGCCTTCTAATACAGAAATTACGTTAACGTCTTGGGTCGAGAGAGAAAAAGTTCGTATTGCTGTAATCGATCAAGGGGCGGGGATGCCTCCTGAAGATATCAAAAGAGCATCAGAACGTTTTTTTCGTGCAGAATCTTCCCGTCATACACAAGGGTCTGGTTTGGGGCTATCTTTGGTTCAGGCTGTTGTAAACTTACATGGTGGCACTATGGAATTAAGTAATTGCTCACCAGGTTTTCAGGTTGTTTTATCTTTTTTAGTTATGAATAAAAAAGAAAGAAAAGAAGTTGTATGA
- a CDS encoding winged helix-turn-helix domain-containing protein, with the protein MRILLVEDDSTVRSFILKGLREAGHVVDEAGNGKDGLFLAVSENYDVVILDRMLPGGIDGVRILETLRSQQNATPVLLLSALADVDERVAGLKAGGDDYMTKPYAFSELLARVEALGRRGRPETTPQTKLAIGDLEMDLLSRTVKRGNEKIDLQPREFRLLEFLIRHAGQVVTRTMLLERVWDYHFDPQTNVIDVHVSRLRQKVDKPFSTSLIHTIRNAGYILRAD; encoded by the coding sequence ATGAGAATCTTGTTGGTTGAAGACGATTCCACTGTACGGTCATTTATTCTCAAAGGGTTGCGTGAGGCTGGCCATGTTGTGGATGAAGCAGGCAACGGCAAAGATGGATTGTTCCTTGCTGTCAGTGAAAATTATGATGTGGTTATTTTGGACCGCATGCTCCCCGGGGGGATTGATGGCGTCCGCATTTTAGAGACTTTGCGTAGTCAACAAAATGCAACTCCCGTCTTGTTGCTTTCTGCTTTGGCAGATGTTGATGAGCGTGTTGCTGGCCTAAAAGCGGGGGGGGATGATTATATGACCAAGCCCTATGCTTTTTCGGAGCTATTAGCGCGTGTGGAAGCGTTGGGACGACGAGGACGCCCTGAGACAACGCCTCAGACAAAGCTGGCAATTGGAGATCTGGAAATGGATCTCTTATCGCGTACCGTGAAACGTGGGAATGAAAAGATAGACTTACAGCCACGTGAATTTCGTTTGTTAGAGTTTCTTATTCGGCATGCAGGGCAGGTCGTAACGCGAACAATGCTTTTGGAACGAGTCTGGGATTATCATTTTGACCCTCAGACGAATGTTATTGATGTGCATGTTTCACGGCTAAGACAAAAAGTAGATAAACCTTTTTCGACCTCTTTAATTCATACGATTCGGAATGCAGGCTATATCCTGCGGGCGGATTAA
- a CDS encoding SIMPL domain-containing protein (The SIMPL domain is named for its presence in mouse protein SIMPL (signalling molecule that associates with mouse pelle-like kinase). Bacterial member BP26, from Brucella, was shown to assemble into a channel-like structure, while YggE from E. coli has been associated with resistance to oxidative stress.) translates to MKRLFGVAASVVAVASCLSTQIARAADNNASSNTELTFSVSGEVRSAPTLLTAHLFAQAQRLSAVDAQKILNATIADAMKMASKQAGIDVKAGSYSISDYTPEHGHTQWTARQNIKLSGKDAVSILDLSGKLQSHGLMLEGLDWSLDAKTRDTLTQQARTQALSKVKAQAEESAKALGLHLIRLEKVDISSFQPEQPYEMLQARVGGSAMEAPQSSPESQVVKVTVNVKAILAP, encoded by the coding sequence ATGAAACGCTTATTCGGGGTGGCTGCTTCTGTCGTGGCCGTAGCGTCTTGTCTGTCAACACAGATTGCGAGAGCAGCAGACAACAATGCCTCCTCCAATACAGAATTGACTTTTTCTGTTTCTGGGGAAGTTCGCTCGGCTCCAACACTATTAACGGCTCATTTGTTTGCGCAAGCACAGCGTTTGTCTGCTGTTGATGCACAAAAAATATTGAATGCGACGATCGCCGATGCCATGAAAATGGCTTCGAAACAGGCCGGTATAGATGTTAAGGCGGGTAGCTACTCTATTTCTGACTATACCCCCGAGCATGGCCATACTCAGTGGACAGCGCGTCAAAACATTAAGCTGAGTGGGAAAGACGCTGTTTCTATTCTTGATCTATCAGGAAAGTTACAGAGCCATGGCTTAATGCTGGAGGGACTGGACTGGTCTTTAGACGCTAAAACGCGAGACACACTTACTCAGCAGGCCCGAACGCAAGCGTTGAGCAAAGTAAAAGCTCAAGCTGAAGAAAGTGCAAAAGCATTGGGACTGCACCTTATTCGGCTAGAAAAGGTGGATATTTCCTCATTTCAACCTGAACAGCCTTATGAGATGTTACAAGCACGAGTAGGCGGCTCTGCTATGGAGGCGCCTCAAAGTAGTCCAGAAAGCCAGGTTGTGAAGGTTACTGTAAACGTGAAAGCAATTTTGGCACCATAA
- a CDS encoding DoxX family protein: MLSFIPRHELLLISRVLMSILFFVMGWTKLMGFNAAVAYMQQTGAPVPEASAILAIIVELGSAIAIVLGVFLEPIAILLGIYTIITGIIGHHFWTMDGMMRYDMMIHFYKNISITGGLLALAVAGPGKYAVQSRQ; this comes from the coding sequence ATGCTTTCATTCATCCCTCGTCATGAGCTCCTCCTCATCAGCCGAGTTTTAATGTCTATTCTTTTCTTCGTTATGGGCTGGACAAAACTTATGGGCTTTAATGCTGCAGTCGCTTACATGCAGCAAACAGGTGCTCCTGTGCCAGAAGCATCTGCTATCCTTGCTATTATTGTGGAGCTTGGCTCAGCAATTGCGATCGTTCTTGGTGTTTTCTTGGAACCAATTGCTATCCTTCTTGGCATTTACACCATCATCACAGGTATCATTGGTCACCATTTCTGGACCATGGATGGCATGATGCGTTATGATATGATGATCCATTTCTACAAAAACATCAGCATCACAGGCGGCCTTCTTGCTCTAGCTGTTGCTGGACCAGGCAAGTACGCTGTTCAATCTCGTCAATAA
- a CDS encoding S1C family serine protease, protein MMPEAPVAGESTDKHGLPIQPAVPAAAPALPPVLVKYGPLTFSPLVRQVIPAVVNIAITEHSASSGKERVPPQIKGTPLEKRYHDRMKQRQEEMIGAGSGFIVDPSGIIVTNRHVVGGADKVEVSLSNGREMPARLLGSDELTDIAVIKVDSAQPLPHVTWGNSRQTEIGDWILVAGNPFGFGSSVTAGIVSAVGRDLGIGSLDDFIQLDAPINPGNSGGPAFNMRGQVIAVNAAIVTPAGGSVGIGFGIPSEIVAPIVAEIEATGHAEHGWLGITLDDGETDIGIASVDNGGPGQKSGLRRGDLVKKVDDISVTSARMLLRCIAAAKPGMTLNFVVQRSGKNLTLPVHIGPRPMDADN, encoded by the coding sequence ATGATGCCTGAGGCCCCTGTAGCGGGAGAAAGTACAGACAAGCATGGTCTCCCGATACAGCCGGCTGTTCCTGCGGCAGCACCTGCGTTGCCTCCTGTATTAGTTAAATATGGGCCTCTCACTTTTTCGCCGTTAGTGCGTCAGGTTATTCCTGCGGTGGTTAACATCGCGATTACCGAACATAGTGCATCTTCTGGCAAAGAACGTGTCCCGCCCCAAATTAAAGGTACACCATTAGAAAAACGCTACCATGATCGGATGAAACAGCGCCAAGAAGAGATGATTGGCGCTGGTTCTGGGTTTATTGTTGATCCTTCAGGAATTATCGTAACCAATCGGCACGTTGTGGGTGGCGCTGATAAGGTTGAAGTGTCTTTGTCAAATGGTCGCGAAATGCCGGCTCGTTTGCTCGGAAGTGATGAGTTGACGGATATAGCGGTAATTAAGGTTGATAGTGCTCAACCTCTCCCGCATGTAACATGGGGAAATAGCCGGCAGACTGAAATTGGGGATTGGATTTTAGTCGCTGGGAATCCATTCGGGTTTGGGTCGTCCGTAACGGCGGGTATTGTGTCCGCGGTTGGGCGAGATTTGGGAATTGGCTCTTTAGACGATTTTATTCAGTTAGATGCTCCCATTAATCCGGGAAATTCAGGAGGTCCCGCTTTTAATATGCGGGGGCAAGTGATTGCTGTGAATGCAGCCATTGTGACTCCGGCAGGAGGATCTGTCGGTATTGGGTTTGGGATTCCGTCAGAAATTGTGGCTCCTATTGTTGCTGAGATTGAAGCCACAGGGCATGCAGAGCACGGGTGGCTGGGCATTACCCTTGATGATGGTGAAACCGATATCGGGATTGCAAGTGTTGATAATGGTGGCCCAGGGCAAAAAAGTGGGTTGCGCCGTGGGGATTTAGTTAAAAAAGTAGATGATATATCGGTTACAAGTGCGCGCATGTTATTGCGTTGTATTGCCGCAGCAAAACCGGGGATGACATTAAATTTTGTTGTGCAGCGCTCAGGAAAGAACTTAACACTTCCGGTCCATATTGGTCCTAGGCCGATGGATGCAGATAATTGA
- the hrpB gene encoding ATP-dependent helicase HrpB, which translates to MGLTSLFFPELPIQNVLPSFLQALAEQPNVVLVAPPGAGKTTVTPLALLDAVWLQAQKIILVEPRRVAVRAAAARMASSLHEKVGERVGFRTRTESAVSDKTQIEVLTEGLFVRRILADPTFDGVGIVLFDEVHERSLDLDLALAFCLDVQKEFRPDLRIVAMSATPDGRAFTTLMNAALIESEGRQYPVEIRHGRDIPHLRDLPLVCANTIRDVWEHEEGDILAFLPGVGEIKRTQALLEKDYPVFPLHGEQTAQEQDQAIAPSSKRRIVLATSIAETSVTVSGVRIVIDGGVRRAPRLNPNTGLARLETIKISKATATQRAGRAGRQSDGVAIRLWSEATQRALRPQEEPEILVVELAEFALLAASWREIMGTEVEDLPLLTVPPAGVLAAGYELLRELGALDQNNEITDLGKKMAALGTHPRLAAILCSAQTQEEQVTAACLAALLEERDPLRTKTGVPRAVGIDIRKRLLLFWHEDTSAHRSMFHIRQAAKRFLWRMRLKNASLKPEPSYAGALLAAGFPDRVAMAAGGIGRFRLSGGSSARVGADDPLAREKLLAAVAFHTRTATEVTLAAPIDFDNIPQTLLARTTEQVETSLDPVSGRVIARRRLRLGKLILRDRNSEVAAEEVQELLLKQAMSDLKRFLEWGDAVEQFQARVGLARQTYAPHVPDLSIEALSEDSEWLAPYLAGINQLHELKGIDVLSVLKTLLTYEDRQILEQKLPAHIQLKTSHQKIDYTTPTPTVSAKAQLFFGMEHLPVLADGKLKLQCALLSPAGRPQAITSDLAGFWKGGWREMRREMRGRYPKHQWPEDPSLNDGS; encoded by the coding sequence CATTCTTGTAGAGCCTCGGCGTGTTGCTGTCCGTGCCGCTGCAGCGCGTATGGCGTCTTCTTTACATGAAAAAGTAGGGGAAAGAGTTGGCTTTCGAACCCGTACAGAAAGTGCGGTTTCTGATAAAACTCAGATTGAGGTTTTAACGGAAGGGCTGTTTGTTCGTAGAATATTGGCCGACCCAACCTTCGATGGAGTGGGCATTGTTCTTTTTGATGAGGTGCATGAACGCTCTTTGGATTTAGACCTTGCATTAGCTTTTTGTTTGGATGTGCAAAAAGAGTTTCGGCCCGATCTGCGTATCGTGGCTATGTCAGCAACACCAGATGGCCGTGCGTTTACAACGTTAATGAATGCTGCCTTAATCGAAAGTGAAGGGCGTCAATATCCTGTGGAAATTCGCCATGGTCGAGACATTCCGCATTTGCGGGACCTGCCGTTGGTGTGTGCGAATACAATTCGAGATGTATGGGAGCATGAGGAAGGGGATATTTTAGCGTTTTTACCTGGTGTTGGAGAGATAAAAAGAACCCAGGCTCTTTTAGAAAAAGACTACCCTGTCTTTCCGTTGCATGGAGAACAGACGGCCCAAGAGCAGGATCAAGCAATTGCCCCCTCCTCAAAGAGGCGTATTGTTTTAGCGACATCTATTGCAGAAACATCAGTTACGGTTTCGGGTGTACGCATTGTAATTGATGGAGGTGTCCGGCGGGCTCCAAGGTTGAATCCGAATACAGGATTAGCACGTCTGGAAACGATCAAAATTTCTAAAGCAACAGCAACGCAACGGGCCGGTCGAGCGGGACGCCAATCGGATGGAGTTGCAATTCGCTTGTGGTCAGAAGCAACACAACGCGCCTTACGACCGCAGGAAGAGCCTGAAATTTTAGTTGTTGAATTAGCAGAGTTTGCGCTTTTGGCTGCATCGTGGCGGGAGATAATGGGAACAGAAGTGGAAGATCTTCCGTTACTAACCGTCCCGCCCGCAGGAGTTTTGGCCGCTGGGTATGAGTTGTTACGAGAGCTGGGGGCGCTTGACCAGAATAATGAGATTACAGATCTTGGGAAGAAAATGGCAGCGCTTGGCACTCATCCAAGGCTGGCTGCCATCTTGTGTTCAGCCCAAACTCAGGAAGAGCAGGTAACGGCGGCATGCTTGGCGGCATTACTTGAAGAACGAGATCCATTACGTACGAAAACGGGTGTTCCTCGTGCAGTTGGGATTGATATTCGAAAGCGTCTTTTACTTTTTTGGCATGAGGATACATCCGCGCATAGGAGTATGTTTCATATTCGCCAAGCCGCTAAACGCTTTTTGTGGAGAATGCGGCTTAAAAATGCTTCCTTAAAACCTGAGCCATCTTACGCTGGGGCTTTGCTTGCTGCGGGTTTTCCTGATCGTGTGGCAATGGCTGCAGGAGGTATTGGACGCTTTCGATTATCAGGAGGAAGCAGTGCTCGTGTGGGAGCAGATGATCCTCTCGCACGTGAAAAACTGTTGGCTGCCGTTGCTTTTCATACGAGGACAGCAACGGAAGTTACTTTGGCGGCTCCCATTGATTTTGATAATATTCCCCAAACACTTTTAGCCCGTACGACGGAACAGGTAGAGACGAGTTTAGACCCCGTATCAGGGCGTGTTATTGCACGCAGAAGGTTACGTCTGGGTAAGTTGATTTTGCGAGATCGTAATTCAGAGGTCGCGGCAGAAGAAGTTCAGGAATTGCTTCTGAAACAGGCGATGTCTGATTTGAAACGTTTTTTAGAGTGGGGAGATGCGGTTGAGCAGTTTCAAGCACGTGTCGGTTTAGCACGACAAACCTATGCTCCTCATGTGCCAGATTTATCGATAGAGGCACTTTCAGAAGATTCTGAGTGGTTGGCACCTTATCTTGCTGGGATTAATCAGCTGCATGAACTGAAAGGGATAGATGTTCTATCCGTGCTTAAAACATTATTGACTTACGAAGATAGGCAAATTTTAGAGCAAAAACTTCCTGCCCATATTCAGTTGAAAACATCTCACCAAAAGATTGACTATACAACGCCCACCCCAACGGTTTCCGCTAAAGCACAGTTGTTTTTTGGAATGGAGCATTTACCCGTCTTGGCTGATGGCAAGCTCAAATTACAATGTGCATTATTATCCCCAGCGGGTCGCCCACAGGCAATTACGTCGGACTTGGCTGGGTTTTGGAAGGGGGGATGGCGTGAAATGCGGCGTGAAATGCGTGGGAGATACCCCAAACACCAATGGCCAGAAGACCCATCGTTAAATGATGGGTCTTAA